Proteins encoded in a region of the Lepisosteus oculatus isolate fLepOcu1 chromosome 23, fLepOcu1.hap2, whole genome shotgun sequence genome:
- the LOC138224807 gene encoding killer cell lectin-like receptor subfamily B member 1, with protein sequence MAEEVTYAEIQFTNIRGQKCSTTPSTPAKPRTPHTQASNRGRLHIALAVSLFIFLLAMAVMGIVLGTQISSAWERRLEEKEKELEEKEKELENLRQEVSELRNESAMCSNASEIYKNEAMKYMNLTKRYVKQMESAGVDPSTGRRKQQCCPEGWKGGDCGRCYYVSTDQRSWASANQTCSSVGAQLLVIDDKREMEVLKRLVSNYYSYWIGLSWNSSRGAWRWVNGSDLNKEVVTAGTGYYGYCGYWSWGSSTVYSRDCRETHPWICEGDPVTVWPPPSLS encoded by the exons ATGGCTGAAGAGGTGACTTATGCTGAAATCCAATTCACTAATATAAGAGGACAGAAGTGCTCAACCACCCCTTCTACTCCAGCGAAGCCACGAACCCCCCACA CCCAGGCCAGTAATAGAGGACGTCTCCATATTGCTCTGGCCGTCTCACTGTTCATCTTCCTGCTCGCCATGGCTGTCATGGGCATTGTCT TGGGGACACAGATCAGCTCAGCCTGGGAGAGAAGActggaggagaaggagaaggagctggaggagaaggagaaggagctgGAGAACCTCAGGCAAGAAGTCAGTGAACTCAGGAATGAATCTGCGATGTGCAGCAATGCGTCTGAGATTTACAAGAATGAAGCGATGAAGTACATGAATTTAACCAAGAGATACGTGAAGCAGATGGAGAGTGCAGGCGTGGACCCCTCTACTGGAAGGAGAA agCAGCAGTGCTGTCCAGAGGGATGGAAGGGGGGAGACTGTGGAAGATGTTACTACGTCTCTACAGACCAGAGATCCTGGGCGTCTGCCAATCAGACCTGCTCGTCAGTGGGAGCTCAGCTGCTGGTGATTGATGACAAGAGAGAAATG GAGGTCCTGAAGCGTCTAGTATCAAATTACTATTCCTACTGGATTGGCCTGAGCTGGAACAGCAGCAGAGGTGCGTGGAGATGGGTTAATGGAAGTGACCTGAACAAAGAAGT GGTCACAGCTGGTACGGGTTACTATGGGTACTGTGGATACTGGAGCTGGGGTTCATCAACTGTGTATTCAAGAGACTGTAGAGAAACACACCCCTGGATCTGTGAGGGGGATCCTGTGACAGTCTGGCCGCCCCCCTCTCTGTCCTGA